A DNA window from Ornithobacterium rhinotracheale DSM 15997 contains the following coding sequences:
- the atpG gene encoding ATP synthase F1 subunit gamma: protein MANLKEIRSRISSIGSTMQITSAMKMVSAAKLKKAQSAIEQMRPYAEKLRELMANVSLDAEGVNSAYTQNREVKNVLLVAITSNRGLAGAFNANIVKETLRSKEEDFAGKNVSILTIGKKGYDLLKRENEINKNESDLWDDFTFENSSKIAEVLMRAFKDNKFDEIRLIYNQFKNAATQVVQNEKFLPIVVEQQEEDFQGINVDYIFEPNKKEILIDLLPKTLKIQLFKALSDSYASEHGARMTAMHKATDNATDLQKELTLQYNKARQAAITNEITEIVGGADALEG, encoded by the coding sequence ATGGCGAATTTAAAAGAAATTAGAAGTAGAATTTCCTCTATAGGCTCTACGATGCAAATCACAAGTGCCATGAAAATGGTATCTGCCGCTAAGCTTAAAAAAGCGCAAAGTGCTATTGAGCAAATGCGCCCTTATGCAGAAAAGTTGCGAGAGCTTATGGCAAATGTGAGTTTGGATGCCGAGGGAGTAAATAGCGCCTATACACAAAACCGTGAGGTGAAAAATGTACTTTTGGTTGCTATTACCTCAAACCGTGGACTGGCAGGAGCATTCAATGCGAATATTGTAAAAGAAACTTTGAGAAGCAAAGAAGAAGATTTTGCAGGTAAAAATGTTTCAATTCTTACCATTGGTAAAAAAGGATACGATTTGCTCAAAAGAGAAAATGAAATCAATAAAAACGAATCAGATTTGTGGGACGATTTCACTTTTGAAAATTCTTCTAAAATTGCTGAAGTTTTAATGCGTGCGTTCAAAGACAATAAGTTTGATGAAATACGCTTGATTTATAACCAATTCAAAAACGCAGCAACACAAGTTGTTCAAAACGAGAAATTCTTACCCATCGTAGTGGAGCAACAAGAAGAAGATTTCCAAGGAATCAATGTGGATTACATTTTTGAACCAAATAAAAAAGAGATTTTAATCGATTTGTTGCCAAAAACGCTTAAAATTCAATTGTTCAAAGCCTTGTCAGACTCCTATGCCTCTGAGCACGGAGCGCGTATGACGGCGATGCACAAAGCAACAGATAACGCAACCGACTTGCAGAAAGAGCTCACGCTACAATACAACAAAGCAAGACAAGCTGCAATTACCAACGAGATTACAGAAATCGTGGGTGGTGCAGATGCACTTGAGGGGTAA